The genome window GGCTATTCGGGCGCGATTGTGAAGCAGATTGATTACACGGGGTTTTTCTTGTTTACCGCTGCGCTGGGCGTGCCGATTGTGCTGTTGGTTTGGTGGGCGGATAGGGTGTTGTTTCGGGATGAGGCAGCCTGAAAATGGGTTAGTGCTTTGTGGCTGGCTTTTGGGTGTAGAGCGGTAGGTCGGGCATTTATGCCCGAACTTGGCGAACGGGATTTGTCGGGCATAAATGCCCGACCTACAAACTATTCAACAACAAAACCGTTTGGCGCAACACGAAGCGTTTTTTGTTTTCAGGCTGCCTATTTGTTGCAAGCGTGATGCTGTTTAAATGCGTGATTGGCTACGAGCCGTCGCCGCTCCATTGAGGCAGCCTGAAACGAGGTGCGGCATCATAATTGAACGCGGGTGCAAACGTTGGGCAGCCTGAAATGCTTGCCCCGCGCCTCTTACGGCTTGCTGGCAAGCCGTGCGCTGTCAGGGTAATCGCTTTAACGCGCGATGGATATAGTCGTTCCAATTAAGTCTTATACAAGGCGGCGAGTCGCAGATAGTACAAGTAAAGTAGTACAGCAAGACGAGCCAACGCTGTATAAGGCTTAATTGGAGCGACTATATTTGCGCGGCGATCGGTTGCTGCATTATTTGCTGCGGGGTAGGGCGCGGAATAGGGGTAATCCATACAAAGGCAGCCTGAAAAGGGAAAAATCCTTTTTCAGGCTGCCTTATCGTTGCGCGTTATTTTTTGCGGAACACCAAATCCCACACGCCATGCCCCAAGCGTTTGCCTCGGGCTTCAAATTTGGTTTCGGGGCGGTAATCTGGGGTGGGGGCGAAGTCGGTGGCGGTGTTGGTAAGTTGCTCGGGGAAACTTTGCAGTACCGCCAGCATTTGCTCGGCATATTCTTGCCAATCGGTTGCCAGATGGATGTAGCCGCCGCTTTTGAGCTTGGGCAGCAGCTTGGCGACAAAGGGGGCTTGGATGAGGCGGCGTTTGTTGTGGCGTTTTTTGTGCCATGGGTCGGGGAAGAAGATGTGGATGCCGTCTAGGCTGTTGTCGGGCAACATTTTTTCTACCACTTCTACGGCATCGTGGCGCATCACGCGGATGTTGCTGAGGCGTTGCTCGGCGATGAGTTTGCAGAGGTTGCCTACGCCCGGCCCGTGTACGTCGATGGCGAGAAAGTCGGTGTCGGGCAGCCGTTGGGCGATTTGGGCGGTGGCAACGCCCATGCCGAAGCCGATTTCTAATACTTTGGGGTTGGGGCGTTGGAAGATGGTGGTTAAATCCAGCGGGGCAGCCTGAAAATCAATGCCGATGCTTGCCCAGTTGTCGTCAATGGCTTTTTGTTGGGCGGGGGTCATGTGCCCTTGGCGCAGAACGTAGGATTTGATGCTGCGGTGGGGGGGATTGTGTGGAGTGTCGGTCATATTGGGCTCTTGTGGGAATGGCGTTAAGGGGCGGCAAAACTGGTTTTCAGGCTGCCGCAGAGGGGGTTATGGTGCGCTGCACGTTTTCAGGCTGCCTATGGATTCAACAGCATAGGCAGCCTGAAAACGGGTAAACAGCCGATAGCGGCGTTATTCGGCTTTGCCAAGGCGTTCTAGCTTGTAGCTGCCATCTAGCACGCGCTGCCACCATGCTTGGTTGTCCAAATACCATTGCACGGTTTTGCGGATGCCGCTTTCAAAGGTTTCTTGCGGTGCCCAGCCCAGCTCGCGTTGGATTTTGCTGGCATCTATGGCGTAGCGCACGTCGTGTCCTGCGCGGTCGGTAACGTGGGTGATTAGGTCGGCATAATGGGCGATGCCTTGGGGTTTGTTGGGCGCGAGTTCTTCTAGCAATTGGCAGATGGTGCGCACGACTTCAATGTTTTGTTTTTCGTTGAAACCGCCGATGTTGTAGGTTTCGCCGATTCTGCCTTGCGTTACTACCAAATACAGCGCGCGGGCGTGGTCTTCTACATAAAGCCAGTCGCGGATTTGCTTGCCATCGCCATACACGGGCAGCGGCTTGCCATCCAGCGCGTTGAGAATCATGTGCGGGATGAGTTTTTCGGGGAAGTGGTAGCAGCCGTAGTTGTTGGAGCAGTTGGTTACGATGGTGGGCAAGCCGTAGGTGCGTCGCCATGCGCGCACAAGGTGGTCGCTGCTGGCTTTGCTGGCGGAATAGGGGCTGGATGGGGCGTAGGGCGTGGTTTCGGTAAACAGGTCGTCTGTGCCGTGCAGGTCGCCGTAGACTTCGTCGGTGGAGATGTGGTGGAAGCGGAAGGCGGCTTGGCGGTTTTCAGGCAGCGTTTGGTAGTAGGCGCGGGCGGCTTCCAACAGCGTGAACGTGCCGACGATGTTGGTTTGGATGAATTCGCCTGCGCTGTCGATGCTGCGGTCCACATGGCTTTCGGCGGCAAGGTGCATCACCGCATCGGGTTGGTGCTCGGCGAAGATTTTATCCAGCGCGGCGCGGTCGCAGATGTCGGCTTGCACGAAGGCGTATCGCTCGCTGTTTGCCACGCTGCTGACGCTGTCCAGATTGCCTGCGTAGGTAAGTTTGTCCAGATTGACCACGCTGTCTTGCGTGTGGTTGATGATGTGGCGCACAACGGCGGAGCCAATAAAGCCTGCGCCGCCTGTTACGAGGATTTTCATGGTGGTTCCTTG of Kingella oralis contains these proteins:
- the rfbB gene encoding dTDP-glucose 4,6-dehydratase, yielding MKILVTGGAGFIGSAVVRHIINHTQDSVVNLDKLTYAGNLDSVSSVANSERYAFVQADICDRAALDKIFAEHQPDAVMHLAAESHVDRSIDSAGEFIQTNIVGTFTLLEAARAYYQTLPENRQAAFRFHHISTDEVYGDLHGTDDLFTETTPYAPSSPYSASKASSDHLVRAWRRTYGLPTIVTNCSNNYGCYHFPEKLIPHMILNALDGKPLPVYGDGKQIRDWLYVEDHARALYLVVTQGRIGETYNIGGFNEKQNIEVVRTICQLLEELAPNKPQGIAHYADLITHVTDRAGHDVRYAIDASKIQRELGWAPQETFESGIRKTVQWYLDNQAWWQRVLDGSYKLERLGKAE
- the trmB gene encoding tRNA (guanosine(46)-N7)-methyltransferase TrmB, whose amino-acid sequence is MTDTPHNPPHRSIKSYVLRQGHMTPAQQKAIDDNWASIGIDFQAAPLDLTTIFQRPNPKVLEIGFGMGVATAQIAQRLPDTDFLAIDVHGPGVGNLCKLIAEQRLSNIRVMRHDAVEVVEKMLPDNSLDGIHIFFPDPWHKKRHNKRRLIQAPFVAKLLPKLKSGGYIHLATDWQEYAEQMLAVLQSFPEQLTNTATDFAPTPDYRPETKFEARGKRLGHGVWDLVFRKK